From the genome of Spinacia oleracea cultivar Varoflay chromosome 2, BTI_SOV_V1, whole genome shotgun sequence, one region includes:
- the LOC130467933 gene encoding uncharacterized protein, with protein MGMRLPSYQPRGIPFADLMWALEHGVEESSSRQARLFYLHFITSTFLSGPTDTFDPRWIGMVEDMSTLGDYCWGDLGYATLVGQMSLAVRDSDPSRRHFVITLAGVPRLIELWAFEHLPWLAPRKGQRPLEYPAGRRWGWKKKLTVRPPPDTVWDLIWDGNPELVVWTPWLSFRGTYASVRDSYALSQMRVLFVGRRDPVWYLGERVRMQTVGAFSVPRPPPATMLSTRSIGKSWRVHSRTGVPATELVIEGASYYQFIQDSLRLPEPGAECPDPSLGGWVLPDARISYTGESGSEIVETFPEDRVFHAPLPEGVQAVPARTANAMVGVINRLKSALVRARSALSCRSPHSTRTGAGRAGADDAGPSGGGHGRERERARHSPLRHRRSDAGVSSSGERSEPERRRRSVSVAREPSPELQSHPHFWGDSGWGSSYHGEWSGWTGEAWRHEADDES; from the exons atgggcatgagattgccttcgtaccagccccgtgggatacctttcgctgacctgatgtgggccttggagcatggggtagaggagtcgtcttcgagacaggctcggctgttctacctccattttattacttccacttttctatcgggtccgactgacacctttgacccgaggtggataggcatggtggaggacatgtctacactgggtgactattgctggggcgatttgggctatgcgacgctcgtcggccagatgagtttggcggtgcgcgactcggacccgagtagacgtcactttgtcattacattagcgggagtgccgcgtttgatcgag ctgtgggcctttgagcacttaccttggctggctccccgaaaggggcaaaggcctttggagtaccctgccggtcgtcgttggggttggaagaagaagctgacagtgcgtccaccgcccgataccgtgtgggatctcatttgggacgggaaccctgagctt gtggtttggaccccatggctctcttttaggggtacttatgcttcggtcagggatagttatgccctgagccagatgcgggtcttgttcgttggccgccgggaccctgtctggtacctgggagagcgggtacgtatgcagacggtcggggctttttcggtgcctaggcctccgcctgcgaccatgctgtctactcgttcgataggcaagtcgtggagggtccactcgaggactggcgtgccggcgacggagttggtgatagagggagctagctattatcagtttatccaggattctcttcgtctcccggagcctggcgct gagtgtcctgacccttcgttggggggatgggtgcttcccgatgctcggatctcgtataccggagagagtggatccgagattgtggagactttcccggaagaccgggttttccatgctccgctccctgagggagtacaggcg gttccggcccgtacggccaacgcgatggtgggggtgatcaaccgattgaagtccgcgttggttcgggcccgatctgcactttcttgcaggagcccccactctactcgg acgggtgctggacgagccggggccgatgacgcgggtccctcgggcgggggacacggtcgtgagagagagagggcacggcactcgcccctacggcatcgccgttccgacgcgggggtgagttcttccggggagaggtccgagccggagcgtaggcgacgttccgtgtcggtggcccgagagcctagccccgagttgcagtcacatcctcatttttggggtgattctggctgggggtcctcataccacggggagtggagtggatggaccggcgaggcttggagacatgaagccgatgacgagtcttag